A portion of the Stigmatella aurantiaca DW4/3-1 genome contains these proteins:
- a CDS encoding ATPase domain-containing protein: MTDTPSSQQIFLSGIPSFDALLGGGIPRRQSLIITGDPGCGKTILCGQVAFRAAARDVPVVLATVTSEPHDKLVQALSGFSFFDQALLGEKLFLVSAYASLKKGAKEARDILLHTVRERGAKLLFIDGLRSIRDLWQDEAKLREFLYELGIGLAAMDCIGLFTTEYPLEKLRALPEATTVDGIVALDVLRRGGRRLRRMEVVKLRGRNHLTGEHFMRLGNEGVEVIPRLETQPPHDIDDLPAFKRSSFGLTEFDALMEGGLPSLSTTLLAGSMGIGKTLLATHFAAQGAREGEQTLFVSFFEPPGMLIARARRIGLDVAEHLARGTLKMLHLPPSEQEADAIVHHILEEVARLGVRRLVVDGLTELERSIVDPERRHLFLATLGAHLRHLGITSLFTKEVSKVAGTELDFNDTPIAMLGENLVLLRYVELRGRIHRVLSILKMRDSRYDGNLREFEIKDEGIRVLAPMRSAEGLLTGQARALGTAEGGESA; encoded by the coding sequence ATGACGGACACCCCCAGTTCTCAGCAGATTTTCCTTTCTGGCATTCCAAGTTTCGACGCGTTGCTGGGCGGTGGGATCCCCAGGCGCCAGTCACTCATCATCACGGGAGACCCGGGTTGCGGGAAGACGATCCTGTGCGGCCAGGTGGCCTTCCGTGCCGCCGCGCGCGACGTCCCCGTGGTGCTGGCCACCGTCACCTCCGAGCCCCATGACAAGCTGGTCCAAGCGCTCTCGGGCTTTTCCTTCTTCGACCAAGCCCTGTTGGGTGAAAAGCTCTTTCTGGTGAGCGCCTATGCCTCGCTCAAGAAGGGCGCCAAGGAGGCCCGCGACATCCTCTTGCACACCGTGCGGGAGCGTGGCGCCAAGCTGCTCTTCATCGACGGGCTGCGCTCCATCCGCGATCTCTGGCAGGACGAGGCGAAGCTGCGCGAGTTCCTCTATGAGCTGGGCATTGGCCTGGCCGCGATGGACTGCATCGGGCTCTTTACCACCGAGTACCCCCTGGAGAAGCTCCGGGCGCTGCCAGAGGCCACCACGGTGGATGGCATCGTGGCCCTGGATGTCCTGCGCAGGGGAGGGCGGCGCCTGCGCCGGATGGAGGTCGTCAAGCTGCGCGGCCGGAACCACCTGACCGGCGAGCACTTCATGCGGCTGGGCAACGAAGGCGTGGAAGTCATCCCCCGCCTGGAGACCCAGCCCCCCCACGACATCGATGACCTCCCGGCGTTCAAGCGATCCAGCTTTGGCTTAACGGAATTCGATGCCCTCATGGAAGGGGGCCTGCCCTCGCTGAGCACGACCCTCCTGGCCGGCAGCATGGGCATTGGCAAGACGTTGCTCGCCACGCACTTCGCCGCGCAAGGGGCCCGGGAAGGGGAGCAGACGCTCTTCGTGTCCTTCTTCGAGCCCCCCGGGATGTTGATCGCCCGGGCGCGGCGCATTGGCCTGGATGTGGCGGAGCACCTGGCGCGGGGGACGCTGAAGATGCTTCACCTTCCCCCCTCCGAGCAGGAGGCGGATGCCATCGTCCATCACATTCTGGAAGAGGTGGCGCGGCTGGGGGTTCGGCGGCTCGTGGTGGATGGTTTGACCGAGCTGGAGCGGTCCATCGTGGATCCCGAGCGCCGGCATCTCTTCCTGGCCACGCTCGGCGCGCACTTGCGCCATCTGGGCATCACGTCCCTGTTCACCAAGGAAGTGTCGAAGGTCGCCGGCACCGAGCTGGACTTCAATGACACGCCCATCGCGATGCTTGGCGAGAACCTGGTGCTGTTGCGCTACGTGGAACTGCGCGGGCGCATCCACCGCGTCCTGTCCATTCTGAAGATGCGCGACAGCCGGTACGACGGGAACCTGCGCGAGTTCGAGATCAAGGACGAGGGCATCCGGGTGCTGGCCCCCATGCGCTCGGCGGAGGGGCTGTTGACGGGCCAGGCCCGTGCCCTGGGCACGGCCGAGGGAGGCGAGTCCGCATGA
- a CDS encoding class I SAM-dependent methyltransferase gives MVSVLLIGIFTRLTDVVLLLGRPRLLRPYLGLWREEFRHTPYRARRTFEVIRALKASGQRFRELIYGETPLLTAILAFQRAGVGHGSRLVDLGAGRGRVLLAARWLGAEARGIELIADHVTRVEPLLARAGARLQVGDATQEDLENPTHVFTNWLALEPATKARLIERFRTCRPGTRFITVTRPIEAKDFVRLSRHWMLFTWGIESVWIHEYQPGQG, from the coding sequence ATGGTGTCGGTGCTGCTCATCGGCATCTTCACCCGCCTCACCGACGTGGTGTTGCTGCTGGGCCGTCCCCGGCTGTTGCGGCCCTACCTGGGCCTCTGGCGGGAGGAGTTCCGCCATACCCCGTACCGCGCACGGCGCACCTTCGAGGTGATCCGGGCCCTGAAGGCCAGCGGCCAGCGCTTCCGGGAGCTCATCTATGGCGAGACGCCGTTGCTCACGGCGATCCTGGCCTTCCAGCGGGCAGGGGTCGGCCATGGGAGCCGGCTGGTGGATCTCGGCGCGGGCCGGGGACGGGTGCTGCTCGCGGCACGGTGGCTGGGCGCCGAGGCCCGGGGCATCGAGCTGATCGCGGATCACGTGACGCGGGTAGAGCCCCTGCTGGCCCGCGCCGGGGCGCGCCTTCAGGTGGGAGACGCCACCCAGGAGGATCTGGAGAACCCCACCCACGTGTTCACCAACTGGCTGGCCCTCGAGCCTGCGACGAAGGCCCGGCTCATCGAGCGCTTTCGGACCTGCCGTCCCGGGACACGGTTCATCACCGTGACGCGGCCCATCGAGGCAAAGGACTTCGTCCGCCTCTCCCGGCACTGGATGCTCTTCACCTGGGGCATCGAGTCCGTCTGGATTCACGAGTACCAGCCCGGACAGGGGTAA
- a CDS encoding general secretion pathway protein GspE has product METGTRRMLGEILLERGVLSRAQLRLGLVHHHEVRVPLGRALIRERLCTESDVLQALSDQLGIGAVALERERLDPKLARLIPARIAQQYRVVPLRLEQRDREVLHVALPAPASIEALDAVRAISGKPRVEPHLASDTALSHALSGLYGIRESVPEPPEAPLPPFDEAPLLLYGWPPVTAVLMSRVLSRHGFETRVVTPLEVLHAGPSDIVLAPMQAMEGLLMGEARLHGALIIHGDSDDEGFERAQALGARGFLANPLDEELLLRAIHRLRPPLTSSPRNGRALNASEQDSAPS; this is encoded by the coding sequence ATGGAAACAGGCACCAGACGCATGCTGGGAGAGATTCTCTTGGAGCGGGGCGTGTTGAGCCGCGCGCAGCTCCGGCTCGGGTTGGTGCACCACCATGAAGTTCGCGTTCCGCTGGGCCGCGCGCTCATCCGGGAACGGCTCTGCACCGAGAGCGACGTCCTTCAGGCCCTCTCGGACCAGCTCGGCATCGGCGCCGTCGCCTTGGAGCGGGAGCGGTTGGATCCCAAGCTCGCCCGGCTCATCCCTGCCCGGATCGCCCAGCAATACCGCGTCGTGCCCCTCCGGCTGGAACAGCGTGACCGCGAGGTGCTGCACGTCGCCCTCCCCGCCCCTGCCTCCATCGAAGCCCTGGACGCGGTCCGCGCCATCTCCGGCAAGCCTCGGGTCGAGCCTCACCTCGCCTCGGACACGGCCCTCTCCCACGCGCTCTCGGGGCTGTACGGCATCCGGGAGTCCGTTCCCGAGCCCCCCGAGGCGCCCCTCCCCCCGTTCGATGAGGCGCCCCTGCTGCTCTATGGGTGGCCTCCCGTCACGGCGGTGCTGATGTCCCGGGTGCTCTCCCGTCACGGCTTCGAGACGCGGGTGGTCACCCCGCTGGAGGTCCTCCACGCGGGCCCCTCCGACATCGTCCTCGCGCCAATGCAAGCGATGGAGGGGCTCCTCATGGGCGAAGCCCGCCTCCACGGCGCGCTGATCATTCACGGGGACTCGGACGACGAGGGCTTCGAGCGGGCCCAGGCGCTTGGAGCCCGCGGCTTCCTCGCCAACCCCCTGGACGAAGAGCTGTTGCTGCGGGCCATCCACCGGCTGCGCCCCCCGCTCACCTCCTCGCCCAGGAACGGCCGCGCCCTCAATGCCTCTGAGCAGGACAGCGCGCCCAGCTGA
- a CDS encoding GTP-binding protein produces MGPQGVAKASFMESLMRLAHTEEVPAPPSPGAAEGRGPAEALSVVTAEFQGERWTFIDCPSAPEGFQETQHALMISDAALVVCGAQVDHAGALAPLLHFLDARRIPHLLFLNALDESGASVRAHLKSLQVLSGHPLVLREMPLREGERMVGVVDLVSETSWGMTADREASLIPIPDSQRPIEEAARRQMLERLADQDDELLESLVEDSVPPPETLHEQMARALRDNRLVPVFIGSAERSWGLLRLLEGLRQEAPTVEETRMRLRLTAEGGPLAQCFKTYHLPEEGRQCLMRLWRGHVEDGDTLAGMRIDGLLRPQGATQHSVKSALMGEVLAVGRLDQVRAGDLVGADGVSRPIDWPQ; encoded by the coding sequence GTGGGTCCTCAGGGAGTGGCCAAGGCCTCCTTCATGGAGTCCTTGATGCGGTTGGCCCACACGGAGGAGGTCCCCGCGCCGCCAAGCCCCGGGGCTGCGGAGGGGCGTGGCCCGGCCGAGGCCCTCTCGGTGGTGACCGCCGAGTTTCAGGGCGAGCGGTGGACCTTCATCGATTGTCCGAGCGCCCCCGAAGGTTTCCAGGAGACCCAGCACGCCTTGATGATCAGCGACGCGGCCCTCGTGGTGTGTGGTGCCCAGGTGGATCACGCGGGGGCCCTGGCGCCACTGCTGCATTTTCTCGACGCACGCCGCATCCCCCACCTCCTCTTTCTCAATGCCCTCGACGAGAGTGGCGCCTCGGTGCGCGCGCACCTGAAGTCCCTCCAGGTGCTCTCCGGCCACCCTCTCGTGCTCCGGGAGATGCCCCTCCGGGAAGGTGAGCGGATGGTGGGCGTCGTGGACCTCGTGAGCGAAACCTCCTGGGGGATGACGGCCGATCGCGAGGCCTCCCTCATCCCCATTCCCGACTCTCAGCGCCCGATCGAGGAGGCCGCCCGGCGCCAGATGCTGGAGCGGCTGGCGGATCAGGACGACGAACTGCTCGAGTCGCTCGTCGAGGACTCCGTCCCCCCGCCCGAGACGCTTCACGAGCAGATGGCCCGGGCCCTGCGCGACAACCGGCTGGTGCCCGTCTTCATCGGCTCGGCCGAGCGGAGCTGGGGGTTGCTGCGGCTCCTCGAAGGGCTGCGCCAGGAGGCCCCTACGGTGGAAGAGACCCGCATGCGCCTGCGGCTCACCGCCGAGGGAGGCCCACTGGCCCAGTGCTTCAAGACGTACCACCTGCCAGAGGAGGGCCGGCAGTGCCTGATGCGCCTGTGGCGGGGACATGTGGAGGATGGCGATACCCTGGCGGGCATGCGCATCGATGGCCTGCTCAGGCCCCAGGGCGCCACGCAGCACTCCGTGAAGAGCGCGCTGATGGGCGAAGTGCTGGCGGTGGGGAGGTTGGACCAGGTCCGGGCCGGAGATCTCGTGGGGGCCGACGGCGTCAGCCGCCCGATCGACTGGCCGCAGTGA
- a CDS encoding sensor histidine kinase yields the protein MGLQTLLWGPPPALLFWVQALWIASFALLGLCVGAGRLAPWISGSLSGLVSIVSLTAIIDFTGRTESPYFVTLISVPLLLAMFTPDSSASTLVGLVAMVSAVVGLNVRAGVSPQVLLPQVVTYVLIGSIGLYGGRTYRKLAQAERVAQEERLRALEQLAESERVRRQAETERAEVERLVLVGQLASGVAHEVNNPLAFVKSNLHYLDKELEGVLSPEKAELRELLSETRQGVLRIQQIVMDLRRFARPAPEPEEQGCAQEAMEEAQRMAAMRLHGRGEVVLEVASELPPVRLGQRYLVQVLLNLLLNAADSVEEVVPPRPPRILMRAKRTREGVRLEVEDNGTGIPQHVLPRLFEPFFTTKPPGKGTGLGLALCREYVARVGGTLSAENRPEGGARLILSLGEVSEGSTSLA from the coding sequence ATGGGGCTCCAAACGCTGCTCTGGGGGCCTCCTCCGGCCCTGCTGTTCTGGGTCCAGGCCCTCTGGATCGCGAGCTTCGCGCTGCTGGGCCTGTGCGTGGGGGCGGGGCGGCTGGCGCCCTGGATCTCGGGCTCCCTGTCGGGCCTGGTAAGCATCGTGTCGCTGACGGCGATCATCGACTTCACCGGGAGGACGGAGAGTCCCTATTTCGTGACGTTGATCTCCGTGCCGCTGCTGCTGGCGATGTTCACCCCGGACTCCTCGGCCTCCACGCTGGTGGGCCTGGTGGCGATGGTGAGCGCGGTGGTGGGGCTGAACGTGAGGGCCGGGGTGTCCCCGCAGGTTCTCCTGCCGCAGGTGGTGACCTATGTCCTCATCGGCAGCATCGGGCTCTATGGGGGCCGGACCTACCGCAAGCTGGCGCAGGCGGAGCGGGTGGCGCAGGAGGAACGGCTCAGGGCGCTGGAGCAGTTGGCCGAGAGCGAGCGTGTCCGGCGGCAGGCCGAGACCGAGCGCGCGGAGGTGGAACGGCTGGTGCTCGTGGGTCAGCTCGCCTCGGGCGTGGCCCACGAGGTGAACAACCCACTGGCCTTCGTGAAGTCCAACCTGCACTACCTCGACAAGGAGCTGGAAGGGGTGCTGTCCCCGGAGAAAGCGGAGCTGCGCGAGCTGCTCAGCGAGACCCGCCAAGGGGTGCTGCGCATCCAGCAGATCGTCATGGACTTGCGGCGCTTTGCCCGCCCGGCCCCGGAGCCCGAGGAGCAGGGCTGCGCGCAGGAGGCCATGGAGGAGGCGCAGCGCATGGCGGCCATGCGCCTGCATGGCCGGGGCGAGGTGGTGCTGGAGGTGGCCTCGGAGCTGCCCCCGGTGCGGCTGGGGCAGCGCTACCTCGTGCAGGTGTTGCTGAACCTGTTGTTGAACGCGGCCGATTCGGTGGAAGAGGTGGTGCCTCCGCGCCCTCCCCGCATCCTGATGCGGGCGAAGAGAACGCGGGAGGGGGTCCGGCTGGAAGTGGAGGACAACGGCACGGGCATTCCCCAGCACGTGCTGCCCCGGCTCTTCGAGCCGTTCTTCACCACCAAGCCCCCCGGCAAGGGCACCGGGTTGGGGCTGGCGCTGTGCCGGGAGTACGTGGCCCGGGTGGGCGGGACGCTCTCGGCGGAGAACCGTCCCGAAGGGGGGGCGCGGCTCATCCTCTCGTTGGGGGAAGTCTCCGAGGGCTCCACCTCTCTGGCCTGA
- a CDS encoding AI-2E family transporter: MSAAESKRWSNLIFAGLFALAIILFSRILLPFVMPVLLGGFLVVLFMPVQDFLCRKLKGRKSLCAAVCTATVFLLILVPLAGVGWLVGRELLQLMADLPALLERVDLRNELIANLPHGLGRYVRVDPEGSETERVLLSAAAGGAAIAQHVLNMGSELLIDLFLMTVSMYYFFLDGRRLFAEATRLVPLDKRYIQAFAREFADVAYAIVYGNTITALVQGAVGLVGLLIVGVPHAPVWGAAMVIAALVPVGGTTLVWGPIGLLLLLSGKVGEGTFVLAWGAGVVSTIDNFIRPRLCGSRMALHPLLVFLSMFGGMAVFGMMGLLVGPLIAAIFMAMVRIYRRDFLGVTPPALSAPSAET, translated from the coding sequence GTGTCGGCGGCGGAATCCAAGCGGTGGTCCAATCTGATCTTTGCCGGGCTCTTCGCCCTGGCGATCATCCTCTTCTCTCGAATCTTGCTGCCCTTCGTGATGCCGGTGCTGCTGGGTGGCTTTCTGGTCGTCCTGTTCATGCCGGTCCAGGACTTCCTGTGCCGGAAGTTGAAGGGACGAAAGTCGCTGTGCGCGGCCGTCTGCACGGCAACGGTCTTCCTGCTCATCCTGGTGCCGCTGGCCGGGGTGGGGTGGCTGGTGGGCCGGGAGCTGCTCCAGCTCATGGCGGACTTGCCGGCGCTGCTGGAGCGGGTGGACCTGCGCAACGAGCTGATCGCCAATCTGCCGCATGGGCTGGGCCGCTACGTGCGCGTGGATCCCGAGGGCTCCGAGACGGAGCGCGTGCTCCTGTCGGCCGCGGCCGGTGGCGCCGCCATCGCCCAGCACGTGCTGAACATGGGCTCGGAGCTGTTGATCGACCTGTTTCTCATGACGGTGTCGATGTACTACTTCTTCCTCGATGGGCGTCGGCTCTTCGCCGAGGCCACCCGGCTCGTGCCCCTGGACAAGCGATACATCCAGGCCTTCGCGCGGGAGTTCGCCGACGTGGCCTACGCCATCGTCTACGGCAACACCATCACCGCGCTCGTGCAGGGGGCTGTGGGACTGGTGGGGCTGCTGATCGTGGGTGTTCCGCATGCGCCAGTGTGGGGCGCGGCCATGGTCATCGCGGCGCTGGTGCCCGTGGGGGGGACCACGCTCGTCTGGGGGCCCATCGGCCTGCTCCTCCTCCTGTCTGGCAAGGTAGGAGAGGGGACCTTCGTGCTGGCCTGGGGGGCCGGGGTGGTGAGCACCATCGACAACTTCATCCGGCCGCGGCTGTGCGGCTCGCGCATGGCGCTCCACCCACTGCTCGTCTTCCTCTCCATGTTCGGCGGAATGGCCGTATTCGGGATGATGGGGCTGCTGGTGGGGCCGCTCATCGCCGCCATCTTCATGGCCATGGTCCGGATCTACCGGCGTGACTTCCTGGGGGTCACTCCCCCGGCGCTGAGCGCCCCTTCCGCCGAGACCTGA
- a CDS encoding P1 family peptidase, which translates to MSAPPLEPNGPRVRARELGLPLGRFKPGRFNAITDVEGVLVGHCTLIHGEGPLRPGHGPVRTGVTAILPNNGNIFMDRMSGGGFVLNGAGEVSGMTQLMEWGLVETPMLLTNTMAVGAVSDGVARYLVERYPGIGDELDVIIPIVGECDDSYLNDISGRHVRNQHVLQAIQNAKTGPVPEGNVGGGTGMVTCDFKGGIGTASRKLPEALGGYTLGVLVMSNFGKMHNLRVGGLPVGEVLAEKFKDVPRRGQTYGSIIAVVATDAPLLSHQINRLCKRVGLGIGRVGSYAAHGSGELVVGFSTANIIPRRTQKMVYKMKILLDQRLDPLYEAVMEATEEAILNAMCMAEPMTGVNGNFCPALPLDEVRRFVDACRPIFASVKKRLAQSSAPASREKPLDVDKEGDVRVAAALPTEVRGAEGIPYPTRPAPEDADAEGAVEGDGGPAHTEGSAPRGSSDT; encoded by the coding sequence ATGTCCGCGCCCCCCCTCGAACCAAATGGACCGCGTGTGCGCGCGCGGGAGCTGGGTCTTCCCCTGGGCCGCTTCAAGCCGGGCCGCTTCAACGCCATCACCGACGTCGAAGGGGTACTCGTCGGCCACTGCACGCTCATTCACGGCGAGGGGCCCCTGCGGCCAGGCCACGGCCCCGTGCGCACGGGCGTCACCGCCATCCTCCCCAACAACGGCAACATCTTCATGGACCGGATGAGCGGCGGCGGGTTCGTGCTCAACGGGGCCGGAGAGGTGTCGGGGATGACCCAGCTCATGGAATGGGGGCTGGTGGAGACGCCCATGCTGCTCACCAACACCATGGCGGTGGGGGCGGTGTCGGACGGGGTGGCGCGCTACCTGGTGGAGCGCTACCCGGGCATCGGCGACGAGCTGGACGTCATCATCCCCATCGTGGGCGAGTGCGACGACAGCTACCTCAACGACATCTCCGGACGGCACGTGCGCAACCAGCACGTGTTGCAGGCCATCCAGAACGCGAAGACAGGCCCCGTGCCCGAGGGCAACGTGGGCGGTGGCACCGGCATGGTGACGTGCGACTTCAAGGGCGGCATCGGCACCGCCTCACGCAAGCTGCCCGAGGCGCTGGGGGGCTACACCCTGGGCGTGCTGGTCATGTCCAACTTCGGAAAAATGCACAACCTGAGGGTGGGCGGCCTGCCCGTGGGGGAGGTGCTGGCGGAGAAGTTCAAGGATGTGCCCCGGCGGGGGCAGACGTATGGCTCCATCATCGCGGTGGTCGCCACGGACGCGCCGCTGCTCAGCCATCAGATCAACCGCCTCTGCAAGCGCGTGGGGCTGGGCATCGGCCGGGTGGGCAGCTACGCGGCGCACGGCTCGGGGGAGCTCGTCGTGGGCTTCTCCACGGCCAACATCATTCCCCGGCGCACCCAGAAGATGGTCTACAAGATGAAGATCCTCTTGGATCAGCGCCTGGACCCGCTCTACGAGGCGGTCATGGAGGCCACCGAGGAGGCCATCCTCAACGCCATGTGCATGGCCGAGCCCATGACGGGGGTCAACGGCAACTTCTGTCCGGCGCTCCCGCTGGACGAGGTCCGGCGCTTCGTCGACGCGTGCCGCCCCATCTTCGCCTCGGTGAAGAAGCGCCTGGCGCAGAGCAGCGCCCCCGCCTCGCGGGAGAAGCCCCTGGACGTGGACAAGGAGGGGGATGTGCGGGTGGCGGCCGCCCTGCCGACCGAGGTCCGGGGTGCCGAGGGCATTCCCTATCCGACCCGGCCGGCCCCGGAGGATGCGGACGCCGAGGGGGCGGTTGAGGGCGATGGCGGCCCCGCGCACACGGAGGGTTCCGCTCCCAGGGGTTCTTCTGATACGTAG
- a CDS encoding efflux RND transporter periplasmic adaptor subunit: protein MTKQIGVKAVLAAAMVAVTVGGCSGGANAKAALPAADSTAAPNALGVKAIAPATKLEANVMQATGQLRSKQEATLSPRASGPLTRVLVKVGDRVKKGQLLAQLDTDALQIGVEQAAAARSAGAALLDGATIDVERARKLATSGSLAQSGLDKAEVGFRQAQAQAAQASAAYKNALQALRDASIVAPFDGVITARNKNVGDMVNNGTAIFGIVDTEGLEVRVQVPEAIIDRIQLGSVASGTLNPSGARFEAKVTTLGAVIDTQSRTVEVLADIIPGKAEATLRPGALVELDFAAAAAEGDDGKSLFLPAQAVSSKGQQGYVWVVQDGRVLKRDVKVQRVLPGYVRVVEGLNSQEQVVADASLPMKDGTAVRVVQ from the coding sequence GTGACGAAGCAAATCGGAGTGAAGGCAGTGCTGGCAGCGGCGATGGTGGCGGTGACGGTGGGCGGTTGCTCGGGCGGAGCAAACGCCAAGGCGGCGCTGCCGGCCGCCGACTCCACCGCGGCTCCCAATGCTTTGGGGGTGAAGGCCATTGCCCCGGCCACGAAGCTGGAGGCCAACGTCATGCAGGCCACTGGCCAGCTGCGCTCCAAGCAAGAGGCCACGCTGAGCCCCCGCGCCTCGGGTCCCCTCACCCGCGTGCTGGTCAAGGTGGGCGACCGGGTGAAGAAGGGCCAGCTGCTCGCCCAGCTGGACACCGACGCCCTGCAGATCGGCGTGGAGCAGGCGGCCGCCGCCAGGTCCGCCGGGGCGGCGCTGCTCGATGGCGCCACCATCGACGTGGAGCGTGCCCGCAAGCTCGCCACCTCGGGCAGCCTGGCGCAGTCGGGCCTGGACAAGGCCGAGGTGGGCTTCCGCCAGGCCCAGGCCCAGGCGGCCCAGGCCTCCGCGGCGTACAAGAACGCCCTGCAGGCGCTGCGCGACGCGAGCATCGTCGCCCCGTTCGATGGCGTCATCACCGCGCGCAACAAGAACGTGGGGGACATGGTCAACAACGGAACTGCCATCTTCGGCATCGTGGACACGGAGGGCCTCGAGGTCCGCGTGCAGGTGCCCGAGGCCATCATCGACCGCATCCAGCTGGGCAGCGTCGCCAGCGGGACGCTCAACCCGAGCGGCGCGCGCTTCGAGGCGAAGGTGACCACCCTCGGCGCGGTCATCGACACGCAGAGCCGCACCGTCGAGGTGCTCGCGGACATCATCCCAGGCAAGGCCGAGGCCACGTTGCGCCCGGGCGCGCTCGTGGAGCTCGACTTCGCGGCCGCCGCGGCCGAGGGCGATGACGGCAAGAGCCTGTTCCTTCCCGCCCAGGCGGTGAGCAGCAAGGGTCAGCAGGGCTACGTGTGGGTGGTGCAGGACGGCCGGGTGCTGAAGCGGGACGTGAAGGTCCAGCGCGTGCTGCCCGGCTATGTGCGTGTGGTGGAAGGCCTGAACTCGCAGGAGCAGGTGGTTGCGGACGCGAGCCTTCCGATGAAGGACGGCACGGCCGTCCGCGTGGTGCAGTGA